The genomic segment CAAGTGATATTACATGTTGCCCACTAGCTGTTCGTCCTTGGTGGTAAAGAAAATATATTTGTCCAGATGGCTCAGCGACAAACTTGTACGTAACATCCTTAACAGTGAAAAAACGAACAAATTCATTATTCCCGATCATACTTTGACCATTTGTTATTTAATGACCGATTTTATATCACATTGATTCGTAGGCGCGTCGGGTCACCAGGCGCAGGAAGGCGGTCGGAACCTCAATGGTCTCGCGATCTTCAGTGCTTTCCAGCCTGGACGCGCATGATCGTGGCGCGTGACGCATTGAACTCACGTGCCAGGGCTGAGATCGTCTCGCCTTTGCCCAGTCGCTCACGGATGGTTGGAATATCAACGGGATTGATCTTCCTGGGGCGTCCGAGCTGCTTTCCCTGAGCCTTTGCTCGCTGTAGTCCGGATTGCGTACGCTCGACGAGGAGATCTCGTTCCATCTCAGCGACCGCTGAGAGCGTTGCCAGGATCAGCTTCCCAGCTGAGGATGTGAGATCCAGATCTCCGAGCTGAAGGACCTTCACTGCGCAGCCCAGCGCCGCGAGCTGCTTGATCGTCTGTTGAACGTCCACGCCATCACGCCCAAGACGATCCAGCTTCGTGACGAACAGGCACTTTGGTTTCCGGGTTCGGCTGATGGCATCAACCATCCGAGCGAACTCGGGTCGGTCCATTGCCGGCACTTTCCCGCTGATGGTCTCGGCAT from the Fodinicurvata sp. EGI_FJ10296 genome contains:
- a CDS encoding recombinase family protein, whose amino-acid sequence is MHNFSYTRVSTADQHTANQDQEIERAGYAVDAAYAETISGKVPAMDRPEFARMVDAISRTRKPKCLFVTKLDRLGRDGVDVQQTIKQLAALGCAVKVLQLGDLDLTSSAGKLILATLSAVAEMERDLLVERTQSGLQRAKAQGKQLGRPRKINPVDIPTIRERLGKGETISALAREFNASRATIMRVQAGKH